In Priestia filamentosa, a single window of DNA contains:
- a CDS encoding ring-cleaving dioxygenase, which yields MNHLKGIHHVTAITSSAEKNYKFFTYVLGMRLVKKTVNQDDIQTYHLFFADDKGSAGTDMTFFDFPGIPKGVHGTNEISKTSFRVPSDESLDYWIKRFDRLEVKHTGIKEQFGKKTLSFIDFDNQQYQLISDEFNKGVESGTPWEKGPIPLEHAITGLGPIFVRIANFDYFKEMMEKVLLFKETDKEGSFHLFEVGEGGNGASVIVEYNALLPEARQGFGTIHHAAFRVEDRSVLEEWIERMNSFGFHTSGYVNRHFFESLYARVAPRILFEFATDGPGFMGDEPYETLGEKLSLPPFLEPKRAKIEKLVRPIDTVRSTKEFVKK from the coding sequence ATGAACCATCTAAAAGGAATACACCATGTAACAGCTATTACAAGCAGTGCAGAAAAGAACTATAAATTTTTCACTTATGTTCTAGGTATGCGTTTAGTTAAAAAAACGGTAAATCAAGATGATATTCAAACCTATCATTTATTCTTTGCAGATGATAAAGGAAGCGCAGGCACAGACATGACTTTCTTTGACTTTCCCGGCATTCCTAAAGGCGTACATGGTACAAACGAGATTTCAAAGACATCTTTCCGTGTACCGAGTGATGAATCATTAGACTATTGGATAAAACGTTTTGATCGTTTAGAAGTCAAACATACTGGAATTAAAGAGCAATTTGGCAAGAAAACCCTCTCTTTTATTGATTTCGATAACCAGCAATATCAATTGATTTCAGATGAATTCAATAAAGGGGTGGAATCTGGCACACCATGGGAAAAAGGTCCAATTCCATTGGAGCATGCGATTACTGGTTTAGGACCCATTTTTGTCCGTATTGCGAACTTTGATTACTTTAAAGAAATGATGGAAAAAGTCTTATTATTTAAAGAAACAGATAAAGAAGGTTCATTCCACTTATTTGAAGTGGGTGAAGGTGGGAATGGTGCCTCGGTCATTGTAGAATATAATGCCCTTCTTCCTGAAGCTCGGCAAGGTTTTGGTACTATTCACCATGCGGCATTCCGTGTAGAGGATCGCTCTGTTTTGGAAGAATGGATTGAACGGATGAATAGTTTTGGATTCCATACATCCGGTTATGTAAATCGTCACTTTTTTGAGTCATTATACGCAAGAGTTGCACCGCGAATTTTATTTGAGTTTGCTACAGATGGCCCTGGTTTTATGGGAGATGAACCATATGAAACGCTTGGGGAAAAATTATCTTTACCACCATTCTTAGAGCCTAAACGTGCAAAAATAGAAAAATTAGTTCGCCCAATTGATACAGTGAGAAGTACAAAGGAATTTGTCAAAAAATAA
- a CDS encoding MarR family winged helix-turn-helix transcriptional regulator, translating to MERKCTNLPFLVLMQTSKAIHEKIKKEMTRNNLNITEFSVLEVLYQKGKQTIQQIRNSILISSGSMTDIIDKLEQRDLLSRNACREDRRVIHVTLTDDGNKLMQEIMLKHHKVVDDIFDSLNSDEAETLVNLLKKVRNKVSSLFF from the coding sequence ATGGAGAGAAAATGTACGAATTTGCCCTTTCTAGTATTAATGCAAACATCTAAAGCAATTCATGAGAAAATAAAGAAAGAAATGACAAGAAACAATCTAAATATAACAGAATTCTCTGTTTTAGAGGTCCTTTATCAAAAAGGGAAACAAACTATTCAGCAAATCAGAAATAGTATCTTAATTTCAAGTGGTTCGATGACCGATATTATAGATAAACTAGAACAAAGAGATTTATTAAGCCGAAATGCTTGTCGAGAGGATCGTCGCGTGATACATGTTACATTAACAGATGATGGAAATAAATTAATGCAAGAAATCATGCTAAAACATCATAAGGTAGTTGACGATATATTTGATTCATTAAATTCTGATGAGGCAGAGACATTGGTGAATCTTTTGAAAAAAGTAAGGAATAAAGTTTCAAGTTTATTTTTTTAA